A stretch of Megalobrama amblycephala isolate DHTTF-2021 linkage group LG14, ASM1881202v1, whole genome shotgun sequence DNA encodes these proteins:
- the LOC125245191 gene encoding gastrula zinc finger protein XlCGF57.1-like — MEFIKEESEDVKIEETFRVKHEETEEQKDLMALKEESQELNEIEKKDQYENHDLITGEKSFGCSQTEKSSRKRANGSYFTCQQCGKSFNRKERLKGHMRTHTGEKPYTCSQCGKSFNEKGNLTKHMRIHTGEKPFTCQQCGVSFTRKEILNRHVRIHTKKKSFTCKLCGNIFVNKGSLKSHMRIHTEEKPYNCKLCGKTFIQKGSLKSHMTIHSGEKPFTCKMCENSFNRKASLKSHMRIHTGEKPYTCPQCGKSFTHKPTFNNHVRIHSGEKPFACKLCGKSFLREASLKNHIRLHTGEQPYVCSQCGKSFAYKTTFNAHMRIHTGEHTYTCSQCGRSFANKPTYNAHIRIHTGEHPYTCSQCGKSFTEKVTLNRHMRIHTGEKPFTCQKCGKSFTEKGNLTKHMRIHTGEKPFTCPQCGKSFTHKAHLKKHMNIHTGEKPYTCQQCGKSFTTEINLRNHMISHTREKPFTCGQCGKNFKRKVSLKSHMKVHN, encoded by the exons atggagtttattaaagaggagagtgaagatgtgaagattgaagaaacattcagagtcaaacatgaagaaactgaggaacaaaaag ACCTGATGGCATTGAAAGAGGAGAGTCAAGAACTGAATGAAATAGAAAAGAAAGACCAGTATGAGAATCATGATCTTATTACTGGAGAAAAGTCATTTGGTTGCTCACAGACTGAAAAGTCTTCACGAAAAAGAGCAAATGGAAGTTATTTCACctgtcaacagtgtggaaaaagtttcaacaGAAAAGAACGTCTTAAAGGtcacatgagaactcacactggagagaagccttacacctgctctcagtgtggaaagagcttcaatgaaaaaggaaaccttacaaaacacatgagaattcacactggagaaaagccttttacctgccaacagtgtggagtAAGTTTTACTCGAAAAGAAATCCTTAACAGGCATGTTAGAATTCACACTAAAAAGAAGTCTTTCACCTGCAAACTGTGTGGAAATATTTTCGTTAATAAAGGAAGCCTCAAAAgccacatgaggattcacactgAAGAAAAGCCTTACAACTGCAAACTGTGTGGAAAGACTTTTATTCAAAAAGGAAGCCTCAAAAGCCACATGACAATTCATagtggagagaagccattcacctgcaaaatgtgtgaaaatagtTTCAATCGAAAAGCAAGCCTTAAAagccacatgagaattcacactggagagaagccttacacctgccctcaatgtggaaagagtttcacacataaaCCAACTTTTAATAACCATGTGAGAATCCACAGCGGAGAGAAGCCATTCGCCTGCAaactgtgtggaaagagtttcctTCGAGAAGCAAGCCTTAAAAACCACATTAGGCTTCATACTGGAGAGCAGCCTTACGTATGCtctcagtgtgggaagagttttgcatataaaacaacttttaatgcccacatgagaattcatactggagaacaCACTTACACATGCTCTCAATGTGGAAGGAGTTTTGCAAATAAGCCCACTTATAACGCCCACAtcagaattcatactggagagcaTCCTTACACCTGCTcccagtgtggaaagagtttcactgaAAAAGTAACCCTTAACaggcacatgagaattcacactggagaaaagccttttaCCTGCCAaaagtgtggaaagagtttcactgaaaaaggaaaccttacaaaacacatgagaattcacactggagagaagcctttcacctgccctcagtgtggaaagagcttcactCATAAAGCACACCttaaaaaacacatgaacattcacaccggagagaagccttacacctgccaacagtgtgggaagagcttcacaACAGAAATAAACCTTAGGAATCACATGATCAGTCACACtagagagaagccgttcacatgtggtCAGTGTGGAAAGAATTTCAAACGTAAAGTATCCCTTAAATCCCACATGAAGGTTCACAATTAA